CCACGTACCGGTTTTTCATCAGCCCCTCGGCGAACTCCACGTCCGGAGCCGCCTCCGCATACCCCGAGGCGAAGGCTCGCCCCGAGTCCGGAACCGGCATCACCACGTCGGTCTCGACGCCCGCCTCCTCGTAGAGTTTCCGCCCCAGTTCCCGGCGGACCTCATAGACCAGTTCCCCGTCGATGACCGAGTCCGGACGGGCGAAATAGACGTACTCGAAAAAGCAGTTCGCGGTCCGCTCGGGGGACTGAAGTTGGTAGGCGTCGAACCCGGAGCCGTCCTCGGCCAGGACCACCAGTTCGCCGGGTCGAACGTCCCGAACCACCTCGCCGCCGAGCGTATCGATCGCGGCACTCTCACTGGCGATGACATAGCCGTCATCCAGTTCCCCGATGATCAGCGGTCGGTTACCCTCCGGGTCGCGGATACCCATGACGGTGTCGTCGTGCATGACGGTGAGGGCATAGGAGCCGTGCAGTCGCTCCATCGTTCGCTTGACCGCTCTGACCAGATCGGATTCGAGGAGGTTCCGCGCGAGGTCGTGGGCGATGACCTCCGTGTCGCCGTCGGAACTGAACGCGTGGCCCTGTTCCGTGAGTTTCGAGCGCAACGCCTCCGTGTTCACGAGGTTCCCGTTGTGACTCAACGCAAGGGAACCCGCCTCGAAGGAGACGGTGAAAGGCTGGGCGTTCGACTCATCGACGCTGCCAGCAGTCGGATAGCGGACGTGCCCGATTCCCGACTGCCCGTGCAGCGTGTCGATATCGGCCTGGTCGAAGGCCTCACCAACGAGCCCCATTCCGATGTGTTCGTGCTGCTGGAACCCGTCGTGGGTGACGATTCCGGCCGACTCCTGGCCGCGATGCTGGAGGGCGTACAGCGCGTAATAGGTCGGAAGCGCGGCACCCTCCGTCTCGTGGCTCACCCCGACGACGCCACATTTCTCGGTTGGCCCCGTTGTGTCCTGGGCTGGGACCTCGCCGGATGACATGGATCCTCATTACCGGACCCACCGGAAAAACCCATCGGGAACGTGCAGGTTTTCGCCGGCTTTTCGGAGAAAGTATCCACGAACGTGGGTATCAAAGTGAGTGGGAGGAGAGACAGCGCCGTCGCTACGCGGGAAGACGACAGGAGAAGTCGGTGTTAGTTATCGCCCGCTTTGGACTCCCACTCGTAGCCGCGGCGCTTTGAAGATTTTCCGAAGCC
This region of Halodesulfurarchaeum sp. HSR-GB genomic DNA includes:
- the purF gene encoding amidophosphoribosyltransferase, encoding MSSGEVPAQDTTGPTEKCGVVGVSHETEGAALPTYYALYALQHRGQESAGIVTHDGFQQHEHIGMGLVGEAFDQADIDTLHGQSGIGHVRYPTAGSVDESNAQPFTVSFEAGSLALSHNGNLVNTEALRSKLTEQGHAFSSDGDTEVIAHDLARNLLESDLVRAVKRTMERLHGSYALTVMHDDTVMGIRDPEGNRPLIIGELDDGYVIASESAAIDTLGGEVVRDVRPGELVVLAEDGSGFDAYQLQSPERTANCFFEYVYFARPDSVIDGELVYEVRRELGRKLYEEAGVETDVVMPVPDSGRAFASGYAEAAPDVEFAEGLMKNRYVGRTFIMPTQEARERAVRLKLNPIRSTVEDRSVTLIDDSIVRGTTSRQLVGLLREAGAESVHVRIGAPPITAPCYMGIDMADRDELIAAEGDVGAVEEQIGADSLAYISPGAVADSIGTARSDLCMGCVTGEYPYDIEGEATDRDVAAPVLDE